One segment of Castanea sativa cultivar Marrone di Chiusa Pesio chromosome 3, ASM4071231v1 DNA contains the following:
- the LOC142628510 gene encoding eukaryotic peptide chain release factor subunit 1-2-like — translation MADQEADKNIEIWKIKKLIKALEAARGNGTSIISLIMPPRDQISRVTKMLGDEFGTASNIKSRVNRQSVLGAITSAQQRPKLYNKVPPNGLVLYTGTIVTDDGKEKKVTFDFEPFRPMNVSTLKTILLYKNAMGFNFGLTK, via the coding sequence ATGGCAGATCAGGAAGCTGATAAGAATATTGAGATATGGAAGATCAAGAAATTGATCAAAGCTCTAGAAGCAGCTAGAGGCAATGGCACAAGCATAATTTCTCTAATCATGCCTCCAAGAGATCAAATATCCCGTGTTACCAAGATGTTGGGTGATGAATTTGGTACTGCCTCCAACATTAAAAGTAGGGTGAATCGCCAGTCTGTGCTTGGGGCAATTACATCTGCGCAGCAAAGACCTAAACTTTACAACAAAGTTCCTCCCAATGGGCTTGTGCTCTACACAGGAACAATTGTAACTGATGATGGGAAGGAAAAGAAGGTCACATTTGATTTTGAGCCATTTAGGCCAATGAATGTATCAACTTTGAAGACTATCTTATTGTATAAGAATGCGATGGGATTCAATTTTGGCCTTACAAAATAG